The following proteins come from a genomic window of Lachnoclostridium phytofermentans ISDg:
- a CDS encoding YoaK family protein, giving the protein MKKQKQISESLQLGIILALSGGFMDAYSYVCRGKVFANAQTGNILLCGVHLSEGNWQLALRYLCPIIAFALGLILANVVQFHLKDKKVIHWRQITILFEAAVLFLVGFMPQSANLLANSITSFACAIQLESFRKINGNGIATTMCIGNLRSATQSICEFLYTKEKITLFRGLLYFTIIGFFAIGAILGNVSVKLLQEKAIIISTLFLLVGFAMMFFNGEDEKVID; this is encoded by the coding sequence ATGAAGAAGCAAAAACAGATTTCAGAATCATTACAACTAGGAATAATATTAGCACTTTCGGGTGGATTTATGGACGCATACTCTTATGTATGCCGCGGAAAGGTCTTTGCAAATGCGCAGACTGGCAATATATTATTATGTGGTGTCCATCTATCAGAAGGAAATTGGCAGCTAGCACTGAGGTATCTTTGCCCAATCATAGCATTTGCGCTAGGACTGATACTTGCCAATGTAGTACAGTTTCATCTAAAAGACAAAAAAGTTATTCATTGGAGACAGATTACAATTCTTTTTGAAGCTGCCGTATTGTTTCTTGTTGGTTTTATGCCTCAGAGTGCAAACCTATTGGCGAATAGTATTACTTCATTTGCTTGTGCAATCCAGTTAGAAAGTTTCCGAAAAATTAATGGAAATGGGATTGCTACAACTATGTGTATCGGAAATCTACGCTCTGCAACGCAATCCATTTGTGAATTTCTATATACGAAAGAGAAGATAACACTTTTCAGAGGATTATTGTATTTTACAATCATAGGATTCTTTGCAATAGGAGCTATTCTTGGAAATGTAAGTGTTAAGTTATTACAAGAAAAAGCTATCATCATCAGCACTTTGTTCTTGCTGGTTGGTTTTGCCATGATGTTTTTTAATGGGGAAGATGAAAAAGTAATAGATTGA
- a CDS encoding PHP domain-containing protein translates to MKVEMHMHTSEISPCAAVRAIEGVREYKKASYNGIVITDHFNDYVLNGFIGSDREKVARFLTGYEMAKEQGEELGITVFFGIETCLLGAQNDFLLYGLQPEFLYEYPKLYSLSIKELHQVVGEAGGIVVQAHPYRGYCTIEDPKYLDGVEVYNGNPRHNSRNHLAKDFAKHYPHLIETSGSDYHQLSDLASGGMIFPRELHTETELKEALLARDYELIQ, encoded by the coding sequence ATGAAGGTTGAAATGCATATGCATACAAGTGAAATTAGCCCTTGTGCAGCGGTAAGGGCAATAGAGGGTGTTAGGGAATATAAAAAAGCATCCTACAACGGTATTGTGATAACAGATCATTTTAATGATTATGTGTTAAATGGTTTTATAGGAAGTGACAGGGAGAAAGTAGCAAGGTTTCTTACAGGTTATGAGATGGCAAAAGAACAAGGGGAAGAGTTAGGGATTACTGTATTCTTTGGAATTGAAACATGTCTTCTGGGTGCACAAAATGATTTTTTACTCTACGGACTACAACCGGAATTTCTTTATGAATACCCAAAACTTTATTCCTTGTCAATTAAAGAATTACATCAAGTGGTAGGGGAAGCAGGGGGAATTGTGGTACAGGCTCATCCATATCGGGGATATTGTACAATAGAAGACCCGAAGTATCTGGATGGAGTTGAAGTATATAACGGTAATCCGCGCCATAATAGCAGAAACCACCTTGCCAAAGATTTTGCGAAGCATTATCCTCATCTAATTGAGACTTCTGGTAGTGATTATCATCAACTTAGTGATTTAGCATCTGGTGGTATGATATTTCCTCGAGAGCTTCATACAGAAACTGAATTAAAAGAGGCTTTGCTTGCTAGAGATTATGAATTAATTCAGTAG
- a CDS encoding DUF6179 domain-containing protein yields the protein MEYQIEDLLPVVAKLTEKYTSKESSSVTYETARMLMEAVIYCLNEAEAENDYSLVDEKQPNLALLYERGLNLVIEKTKEAKNLYDSIIENFEDYGCVNYIDTILKGMPAFFTRYDARFQPQNHLLTLDYPLIIDLPNLCGIDLIFSYLRGIRIEQHFLHCFDRFAIRNLLVNILPDYQSLYFDNLSYPVLLNAVGRCIVKKPLKTLMLKYSDCDLIKAYFNGDDVRTMEQKIKLLIQTIVSPLEDDIALIYFAKAAKDYAVRIQMGIQHGTLDRIFLCSV from the coding sequence ATGGAATATCAAATAGAAGATTTACTACCAGTTGTGGCGAAACTAACCGAGAAATATACCTCAAAAGAAAGTAGCTCTGTGACGTATGAGACAGCCAGAATGCTTATGGAGGCTGTTATTTATTGCTTGAACGAAGCTGAAGCTGAAAATGATTATTCGCTCGTAGATGAAAAACAACCAAATCTTGCCTTGTTATATGAACGGGGATTAAATCTCGTGATAGAAAAGACGAAAGAAGCAAAGAATCTCTATGATAGTATCATAGAAAATTTTGAAGATTATGGTTGTGTGAATTACATTGATACTATTTTAAAGGGTATGCCTGCTTTCTTCACTCGTTATGACGCCAGATTTCAACCCCAGAACCATTTACTTACCTTAGATTATCCACTGATTATAGATTTACCTAACCTTTGTGGAATTGACTTAATTTTCTCATACCTAAGAGGTATCCGTATAGAACAACACTTCTTACATTGTTTTGATCGATTTGCAATTAGAAATCTATTAGTAAATATTTTACCGGATTATCAATCCCTTTATTTTGATAATCTATCTTACCCTGTCTTACTTAATGCAGTAGGCCGCTGTATCGTCAAAAAGCCATTAAAAACTCTAATGCTAAAATATAGCGACTGTGATTTGATAAAAGCTTATTTTAATGGGGATGATGTTCGTACTATGGAACAGAAAATAAAGCTGTTAATTCAAACCATAGTTTCACCACTTGAGGATGATATTGCACTAATTTATTTTGCTAAGGCAGCAAAGGATTATGCAGTAAGAATCCAAATGGGCATACAACATGGTACTCTTGATAGGATATTTCTTTGTAGTGTGTAA
- a CDS encoding DUF6323 family protein: protein MDSNFFELILLQNKQNELSTLISCNDKTEQFGLTLTNEEAEELMVCRNDSLRKHKRVEFNNGILDKLIYAFCDSQYISQDNYVELLEELQDIFYEFKNESEDKLTDDELITFMKEQFESVCFGDIDYLSGTCLERFCSAIRAGYEGYKRTGGSHEYDQFSEEARWDKDLYLEVLRELCWR, encoded by the coding sequence ATGGATAGTAATTTTTTTGAATTAATTCTATTACAAAATAAGCAAAACGAACTGTCAACGCTTATATCCTGCAATGATAAAACGGAGCAATTTGGACTAACCTTAACGAATGAGGAAGCGGAAGAATTAATGGTATGCAGAAATGATAGCCTTAGAAAACACAAGCGAGTGGAATTTAATAATGGCATCTTAGACAAACTGATCTACGCATTCTGTGATTCGCAGTACATCAGTCAAGACAACTATGTAGAACTCTTAGAAGAGCTTCAGGATATTTTCTATGAATTTAAAAATGAATCTGAAGATAAACTGACCGACGACGAACTAATTACATTTATGAAAGAACAGTTTGAATCCGTCTGCTTTGGAGACATTGATTATCTCTCCGGTACCTGCCTTGAGAGATTTTGTAGCGCCATTCGTGCCGGATATGAAGGTTATAAAAGGACTGGCGGCTCTCATGAATACGATCAATTTTCAGAAGAAGCAAGATGGGATAAGGACCTCTATCTCGAAGTATTAAGGGAGTTGTGCTGGAGGTAA
- a CDS encoding nucleoside phosphorylase, whose protein sequence is MILEEFDSNKKAIINPEEIIEKIPDFPRVGVSCFSLTLFNRIISILNPSKIAQTGTASTQVIIYEITYHDVKIAFYMSPVGAPACAAVYEDLIAMGLDKLVLFGTCGVLDRTIADCSIIIPTSAVRDEGTSYHYMPASDEIKVNNKGIDIFKEILSKHHYSYTEGKIWTTDGIYRETREKLEKRKSMGCICVDMECSAMAAVAAFRECELFHFFYAADNLDSDNWDARSLGNLVKLDEKEKIALLALEMASKF, encoded by the coding sequence ATGATTTTAGAAGAGTTTGACAGCAATAAAAAAGCAATTATTAATCCAGAAGAGATAATAGAAAAGATACCTGATTTTCCTAGAGTGGGGGTATCCTGTTTTTCGCTTACGCTTTTTAATCGTATCATAAGCATATTAAATCCAAGTAAAATAGCACAAACAGGAACAGCTAGTACACAGGTTATAATCTATGAAATTACATATCATGACGTAAAGATTGCTTTTTACATGTCACCAGTTGGTGCTCCTGCTTGTGCCGCAGTATATGAGGATTTGATTGCTATGGGACTTGACAAGCTCGTTCTTTTTGGTACATGCGGTGTATTGGATAGAACGATTGCGGATTGTTCTATTATCATACCAACTTCGGCTGTACGTGATGAGGGAACTAGTTATCACTATATGCCGGCATCCGATGAAATTAAAGTTAATAATAAAGGAATAGATATATTTAAAGAAATACTATCCAAACATCATTATAGTTATACAGAGGGTAAGATATGGACCACGGATGGCATTTATCGAGAAACTAGAGAAAAGTTAGAAAAGAGAAAATCCATGGGGTGTATATGCGTGGATATGGAATGTTCCGCGATGGCAGCAGTAGCTGCTTTTAGAGAATGTGAACTATTTCATTTCTTTTATGCCGCGGATAATTTAGACTCTGACAATTGGGATGCCAGAAGCCTTGGAAATTTAGTTAAACTCGATGAGAAGGAAAAGATAGCTCTCTTAGCACTTGAAATGGCGTCGAAGTTTTAA
- a CDS encoding zinc ribbon domain-containing protein — MAFCTSCGKPIEKTAKFCIHCGEVNKAYENGSAAVMKQTQDKPVEEKKSNEGSYIHPPVNKIKTMDAIKATMPFIIVKGIVQLIVTLVMIVMAIIGIVIITQTGESGVIVVLILGAAFFGIIKFAKRYVLYMIKVAYIAALTSYIKTGESPKVQGYSGVLAYGTNLVKDNFGTANVGFVADALISGAVQQICKFLFKIGDLLSFIPGLKNVIDILTYIISVALNFIDEAILSYIFFHQEEKNSWKKACDAIVYYGQSWKGMFKGAAKVAFSIWGARIVSFFIFMLIGKSFAPTAVAVIISFLLVYALEAIFVEPYMVVVMTKQYYASIENQPLKSDLYAKFTKCSRKFKKLMEKSENEEVPVAA; from the coding sequence ATGGCATTTTGTACATCTTGCGGTAAACCAATTGAAAAGACAGCAAAATTTTGTATTCATTGTGGGGAAGTGAATAAAGCTTATGAAAACGGAAGTGCTGCTGTTATGAAACAAACACAAGATAAGCCTGTAGAAGAAAAGAAATCAAACGAGGGAAGCTACATACATCCACCAGTCAATAAGATTAAGACTATGGATGCAATCAAGGCAACCATGCCATTTATTATTGTGAAAGGTATAGTTCAGCTTATAGTAACACTGGTTATGATTGTGATGGCTATCATTGGTATTGTAATTATAACTCAGACTGGTGAGAGTGGAGTAATAGTGGTATTAATCTTAGGGGCTGCTTTTTTTGGAATTATCAAATTTGCAAAAAGATATGTGCTCTATATGATAAAGGTTGCATATATAGCAGCCTTAACATCCTACATAAAAACAGGGGAATCTCCTAAAGTACAGGGATATAGCGGTGTACTTGCTTATGGTACTAATCTAGTGAAAGATAATTTTGGTACAGCTAATGTTGGATTTGTCGCAGATGCTTTAATCTCGGGTGCGGTTCAGCAAATTTGCAAGTTCCTTTTTAAGATTGGTGATCTCTTATCCTTTATACCAGGATTGAAAAATGTAATTGATATTTTAACTTACATCATATCGGTAGCGTTGAACTTTATTGATGAGGCTATACTAAGTTATATCTTCTTCCATCAAGAAGAAAAAAATTCATGGAAAAAAGCATGTGATGCGATTGTATATTATGGTCAGAGCTGGAAGGGAATGTTTAAGGGCGCTGCAAAAGTTGCTTTTAGTATCTGGGGAGCAAGAATTGTGAGCTTTTTTATTTTCATGCTGATAGGAAAGTCATTTGCACCTACAGCGGTTGCTGTCATTATTTCCTTCCTACTGGTTTATGCCTTAGAAGCTATTTTTGTTGAACCATATATGGTTGTGGTTATGACGAAACAGTATTATGCATCCATAGAAAATCAACCTCTTAAGAGTGATTTATATGCGAAGTTTACCAAGTGCTCTAGGAAGTTTAAGAAGCTTATGGAGAAGTCGGAAAATGAAGAAGTTCCAGTGGCTGCTTAG
- a CDS encoding FKBP-type peptidyl-prolyl cis-trans isomerase, with amino-acid sequence MEKEKESVMSMSKARKIARKKEIEQMKRNAIISKVVSICVVAVLCVGLVSYIGYSIHRKATQVTASSNFSAQLNDKGFIDGVDASSLLNLVDYKTIKAPLSEIEYSDESVAKDIATAVEAKKTLNKETDAAIADGNIVNIDYVGTIDGKEFDGGNTNDNGYELKIGSKKLVDDFEEQLIGHKIGDEVTVNVTFPEDYTNKDLAGKDAEFKVKINGIYDVPEFTDAFVKENLSEYASNVEEYKKYLKDTNYASTLNTYIVSYLADNTTVTSYPEKYVKLSKSLLKFSDQSYYNSMNQYYMENLGAPAYNSFEEYTGVSEAEYDKSLAEPAEKQVKAALIYQAILEKEGVTVTADDYIAYLESQGQTKEDFDNQVETYGKNFVLQEMVKIKALELVKGMVTVE; translated from the coding sequence ATGGAAAAAGAAAAAGAATCCGTAATGAGTATGAGCAAGGCAAGAAAAATAGCTCGAAAAAAAGAAATTGAACAAATGAAGCGAAATGCCATAATATCAAAGGTTGTATCAATCTGCGTTGTCGCTGTGTTGTGTGTTGGTCTTGTATCCTATATTGGATATAGTATTCATCGTAAAGCAACTCAAGTTACAGCTAGTAGTAATTTTAGTGCACAGTTAAATGACAAAGGATTTATCGATGGGGTGGATGCATCCTCTTTACTTAACCTAGTGGATTACAAAACAATCAAAGCGCCATTATCTGAAATAGAATACAGCGACGAATCTGTTGCAAAAGATATTGCGACAGCTGTAGAAGCGAAAAAGACTTTAAATAAAGAAACTGATGCTGCTATTGCAGATGGTAACATTGTTAACATAGACTATGTTGGAACTATTGATGGTAAAGAATTTGATGGTGGAAATACAAACGACAATGGATATGAGTTAAAAATTGGATCTAAAAAGCTTGTTGATGATTTTGAGGAACAGTTAATCGGTCATAAGATTGGTGATGAGGTGACTGTAAATGTAACTTTCCCAGAAGACTATACAAATAAAGATTTAGCAGGGAAAGATGCAGAGTTTAAGGTTAAAATTAATGGAATTTATGATGTTCCTGAATTCACAGATGCTTTTGTAAAAGAGAATTTATCTGAGTATGCATCGAATGTTGAAGAGTACAAGAAATACTTAAAAGATACGAATTATGCTAGTACCTTAAATACTTATATCGTAAGCTATTTAGCAGATAATACTACTGTAACAAGTTATCCAGAAAAGTATGTAAAACTATCAAAGAGCCTTCTGAAATTTAGTGATCAAAGCTACTATAACTCTATGAATCAATATTATATGGAAAATTTAGGTGCACCAGCTTATAATAGTTTTGAAGAATATACTGGCGTGTCTGAAGCAGAATACGATAAGTCCTTAGCAGAACCAGCAGAAAAACAAGTAAAAGCTGCTTTAATCTATCAGGCAATCCTTGAAAAAGAAGGTGTAACCGTAACAGCAGACGATTATATTGCTTACTTAGAATCTCAAGGTCAAACAAAAGAAGATTTTGATAATCAGGTAGAAACCTATGGTAAGAATTTTGTACTACAGGAGATGGTAAAAATAAAAGCCCTTGAATTAGTAAAAGGAATGGTTACTGTAGAATAA
- a CDS encoding methyl-accepting chemotaxis protein: protein MKRKMVEKLSHKSLAKRISFLVTKLLAVVFILFIVVSSLISGLSIEKSIRGEVSVLSEKNALKVQGIFDDASSVADIILTYVEKQYVHDSTLSAQEKLPIYQGQVYDDKLTKTDYETEKFIIDIAKSSIINYPTITGVGIMFEPYEFNSKIKNYSIYIKRGYLEAKPGSYGDYDKYSIQPYFTEAKSSLKPVFTDPQDYNGVTFISAAYPIVLDGVFKGVIVVDIDIANFNELEIHNDNYTSMYSTVYTPDGLIVYDSESHVEEGEDLSNFLASEKDYNTILQKFEGEEAFTIHTKRKDGGSETRFLYPIQAGSERWWAQTAISQLDMYKSVIVTVVVLTVFTLAGLLVIVFLVSRAMKKRLAPIQGIVNSAEKIAKGEFDIVAEYKEDDEIGKLARSFANTANTLNLIIDDINYLLNEMASGNFVIESSCTENYVGGFQPILKSVGHINRQLSNTLHEINEAADQVATASSAMADGSSSLAEGCTDQASSVEELVATITSLENDIDENTNKTIEASKKMQLIGETAQESGAKMNELTLAMEKISQSSGQIAEIITTIEGIAEQTNLLSLNAAIEAARAGEAGRGFTVVAEEIRKLANQSALAVQSTRELIVTALSEIESGNEITSQTSESLQQVEVGVKEAIALAEGSKDASISQAQAMREITSVVEQISVVVQNNSATAEESSATSEELSAQAQTLADLVGRFKLREDL, encoded by the coding sequence ATGAAACGAAAGATGGTGGAGAAATTAAGTCACAAGAGCTTGGCGAAAAGGATTTCCTTTCTGGTTACTAAACTTTTAGCTGTCGTATTTATTTTATTTATTGTGGTATCCTCATTGATTTCTGGTCTATCAATTGAAAAATCTATAAGAGGTGAAGTTTCTGTATTATCAGAAAAAAATGCACTAAAGGTGCAAGGGATATTTGATGATGCAAGTAGCGTTGCAGACATTATTTTAACCTATGTGGAAAAACAATATGTTCATGATTCGACATTATCGGCCCAAGAGAAGTTACCGATCTATCAGGGACAGGTATATGATGATAAATTGACAAAGACTGATTATGAGACCGAGAAATTTATCATAGATATTGCAAAAAGTTCAATTATTAATTATCCAACAATTACTGGTGTTGGAATTATGTTTGAACCATATGAATTTAATTCTAAGATTAAAAACTATAGCATCTACATAAAGCGAGGATATCTGGAAGCAAAACCTGGGTCATATGGTGATTACGATAAATACTCCATACAACCTTATTTTACCGAGGCAAAATCTAGCTTAAAACCTGTTTTTACTGACCCTCAAGATTATAATGGAGTTACTTTTATATCTGCTGCCTATCCAATTGTTTTGGATGGAGTTTTTAAAGGGGTTATCGTTGTTGATATTGATATTGCTAATTTTAATGAGTTAGAGATTCATAATGATAATTATACTAGCATGTATAGTACTGTTTATACTCCGGATGGTTTAATAGTCTACGATAGTGAATCTCATGTAGAAGAAGGGGAAGATTTATCGAATTTCTTGGCAAGTGAAAAAGACTATAATACGATTTTACAAAAGTTTGAAGGTGAAGAAGCATTTACGATTCATACAAAACGAAAAGATGGCGGAAGCGAAACTCGATTCTTGTATCCAATCCAAGCAGGTAGTGAACGTTGGTGGGCACAGACAGCGATAAGTCAGTTGGATATGTATAAGAGTGTAATTGTTACTGTAGTTGTACTAACTGTATTTACTTTAGCAGGGCTTCTTGTCATTGTTTTCTTAGTGTCAAGAGCGATGAAAAAGAGGTTAGCACCGATTCAAGGGATTGTCAATTCTGCTGAAAAAATAGCAAAAGGCGAATTTGATATTGTAGCGGAGTATAAGGAGGATGATGAGATTGGAAAGCTAGCCAGATCATTTGCCAATACAGCAAATACGCTAAATCTCATTATTGATGATATCAATTATTTACTTAATGAAATGGCAAGCGGAAACTTTGTAATTGAATCCTCCTGTACAGAGAACTATGTTGGTGGATTTCAGCCAATTCTAAAATCAGTGGGGCATATTAATCGTCAATTAAGTAACACGTTACATGAAATTAACGAGGCAGCTGATCAGGTAGCAACGGCTTCTAGCGCAATGGCGGATGGTTCAAGTTCTTTGGCCGAAGGATGTACAGACCAAGCAAGTTCCGTAGAGGAGTTGGTTGCAACAATAACAAGTTTGGAAAATGATATTGATGAGAATACAAATAAAACAATAGAAGCTAGTAAGAAGATGCAACTAATTGGTGAAACAGCTCAGGAAAGCGGAGCTAAGATGAATGAATTGACACTCGCTATGGAGAAAATAAGCCAAAGCTCTGGACAGATTGCTGAAATTATTACTACGATTGAAGGCATTGCAGAGCAAACAAATCTATTATCCTTAAATGCAGCCATCGAAGCAGCAAGAGCTGGTGAAGCTGGTAGAGGATTTACTGTTGTGGCAGAGGAGATTCGAAAGTTAGCAAATCAAAGTGCTCTAGCAGTTCAATCAACAAGAGAATTAATAGTAACAGCGCTTAGCGAGATAGAAAGTGGAAATGAAATCACTAGCCAGACCAGTGAATCATTACAACAAGTAGAGGTTGGAGTTAAAGAAGCAATTGCATTAGCAGAAGGCTCCAAGGACGCTTCTATATCACAAGCACAAGCAATGAGAGAAATAACCTCTGTCGTAGAACAGATATCCGTTGTTGTGCAGAATAACTCTGCTACAGCAGAAGAAAGCTCCGCAACAAGCGAGGAACTCTCAGCGCAAGCACAAACATTGGCGGACTTAGTTGGTAGATTTAAGCTTCGAGAAGACTTATAA
- a CDS encoding methylated-DNA--[protein]-cysteine S-methyltransferase, which yields MKNVFYYNTMIGKLRIEEEDNFIIGVSSSDGDKTDQIKEKQIRETEQINEAEQVKESDLIKRTYLQLMEYFEGKRTTFDVPIRLDGTSFQTKVWEELRKIPYGETRSYGEIAKQVGVPKGARAVGGANHNNPVLIIVPCHRVIGSSGALVGFGAGIPVKELLLKLENQESENILS from the coding sequence ATGAAAAATGTATTTTACTACAATACAATGATAGGAAAATTACGCATCGAGGAAGAAGATAATTTTATCATTGGGGTATCAAGCTCTGATGGAGATAAGACAGATCAGATAAAGGAAAAACAGATAAGGGAAACAGAACAGATAAATGAGGCAGAACAGGTTAAGGAATCAGATCTGATAAAAAGAACCTATCTGCAATTAATGGAGTATTTTGAAGGAAAGAGAACCACTTTCGATGTGCCAATCCGATTAGACGGTACTAGTTTTCAAACAAAAGTTTGGGAAGAACTAAGGAAAATACCTTATGGAGAAACCAGAAGTTACGGAGAGATAGCAAAACAGGTAGGTGTGCCTAAAGGCGCACGTGCAGTAGGCGGAGCGAATCATAATAATCCAGTTCTAATTATTGTACCTTGCCATCGGGTGATAGGTTCTAGCGGTGCATTAGTTGGTTTTGGAGCAGGTATCCCTGTAAAAGAGTTGTTATTAAAGCTAGAAAATCAAGAAAGTGAAAATATATTAAGCTAA
- a CDS encoding GNAT family N-acetyltransferase: MTEELVIRMATILDAPKLLEIYAPYVRETAITFEYTVPTVQEFESRIAKILTRYPYLVAEKEGEILGYAYVSSFKERAAYDWAVETTIYINQNQRGSGVGKRLYLKLEEIVKRQNIINMNACIAYPNPGSIAFHEHLGYKTVAHFTKCGYKLDRWYDMIWMEKILEEHPEKPKEFIPINKLFIE, translated from the coding sequence ATGACAGAAGAATTAGTAATCCGCATGGCAACAATTTTAGATGCTCCAAAGCTACTAGAAATTTATGCACCTTATGTAAGAGAAACAGCGATCACATTTGAATATACGGTTCCAACGGTTCAAGAATTTGAATCAAGAATCGCAAAAATCTTGACTCGTTATCCTTATTTGGTTGCAGAAAAAGAGGGAGAGATATTAGGATATGCCTATGTGTCATCTTTTAAGGAGCGGGCTGCTTATGATTGGGCGGTAGAAACAACAATTTATATAAATCAAAATCAAAGAGGCAGTGGTGTCGGTAAAAGGTTATATTTAAAGTTAGAGGAGATTGTGAAAAGGCAAAATATTATAAATATGAATGCTTGTATCGCATATCCAAATCCGGGTAGTATAGCTTTCCATGAGCATCTTGGATATAAAACAGTGGCACATTTTACAAAGTGCGGTTATAAGCTAGATCGTTGGTATGATATGATTTGGATGGAAAAAATCTTAGAAGAACATCCAGAAAAACCAAAGGAGTTCATTCCAATCAACAAACTATTTATTGAATAA
- a CDS encoding helix-turn-helix domain-containing protein: MEFKDILQMIRKERKLSQEEVAEKIGVSRQKKS; the protein is encoded by the coding sequence ATGGAATTTAAAGATATATTGCAAATGATTCGAAAAGAACGAAAATTATCACAAGAGGAAGTTGCAGAAAAAATAGGAGTATCACGACAAAAAAAATCCTAG
- a CDS encoding glycoside hydrolase family 88 protein: MNLIDEITNHELKSSISKAVEILRGNLSEFTEKFQDSTSINNFYPVSENVEWTTGFCTGEYWLAWEITGDESFKKAALIQTESFLQRIEKQIDVNHHDMGFLYTPSCVAAWKLTASETGRKAALLAADNLMKRFHEKGGFFQAWGELGAPDNYRLIIDCLLNLPLLYWASEETGNPIYREKALIHTKSSLENLVREDYSTYHTFYFDPIDGKPLRGVTAQGYRNDSAWARGQAWGIYGLALSYRYTNDSGCIDLFYKVADFFINRLPDDIVPYWDLDFAQGSDEPKDSSAACIAACGMLEMAKYLPKDKAEYYMDIAKKIAGSLSRNYTADIGKSNGLLLHGVYAKKSPYNTVTDRGVDECNTWGDYFWFELLIRLFKDWDTYW; the protein is encoded by the coding sequence TTGAATTTAATTGACGAGATTACAAATCATGAGCTAAAGAGCTCTATTTCAAAAGCAGTTGAGATTTTACGTGGTAATCTATCCGAGTTCACAGAAAAATTTCAAGATTCTACTAGTATTAACAATTTTTATCCTGTAAGCGAAAATGTAGAATGGACAACAGGCTTTTGTACCGGTGAATACTGGCTTGCATGGGAAATTACAGGAGATGAGTCATTTAAGAAAGCTGCCCTTATCCAAACGGAAAGTTTTTTACAGCGTATAGAGAAACAGATCGATGTAAACCATCACGATATGGGATTTCTTTATACCCCATCCTGCGTGGCGGCATGGAAACTAACAGCCAGTGAAACAGGACGTAAAGCGGCTCTTTTGGCGGCTGATAACCTTATGAAACGTTTCCATGAAAAAGGCGGTTTCTTTCAAGCTTGGGGAGAGCTTGGAGCACCAGATAACTATAGATTGATTATAGACTGTTTATTAAATCTTCCGCTGTTATACTGGGCTAGCGAAGAGACGGGTAATCCTATTTACCGCGAAAAAGCTTTAATTCATACAAAATCGTCACTTGAAAATTTAGTGAGGGAAGATTATTCTACTTATCATACATTTTATTTTGATCCTATCGACGGTAAACCGTTAAGAGGAGTTACCGCTCAGGGATATCGTAACGATTCCGCTTGGGCAAGAGGTCAGGCATGGGGTATTTACGGATTAGCGTTAAGCTATCGCTATACTAATGACAGCGGTTGTATTGACTTATTTTATAAAGTAGCAGATTTCTTTATAAATAGATTACCTGATGATATAGTTCCTTATTGGGATTTAGATTTCGCGCAGGGAAGCGATGAACCTAAGGACTCTTCCGCGGCTTGTATCGCAGCTTGCGGTATGCTTGAAATGGCTAAATATTTACCGAAAGATAAGGCTGAATACTATATGGACATAGCTAAAAAAATAGCAGGCTCCTTAAGTAGAAATTATACAGCAGATATAGGAAAATCTAACGGCCTACTCTTACACGGCGTATATGCTAAGAAATCACCTTATAATACTGTTACTGACCGTGGAGTTGATGAATGTAACACATGGGGAGATTATTTCTGGTTTGAACTCCTAATTCGATTATTTAAGGATTGGGATACTTACTGGTAA